Below is a genomic region from Lusitaniella coriacea LEGE 07157.
CTGTAATCTAAAAAAGTACCGATTAAAGGAGAAAGTTGTGATTTCGATCGTTGCTTTTTTTGCTCTTAGACCCATTCAAATTTTCCAAACCCTCTCCCCTTCATCCTTTAAGCGTTGGCAATGCCCTTCCCAAAGAACTTCGGTGGCTCTTTTAGAGTATAAATTTTAGAGGTTTCCGCGATCGCGCGCCGCACGTGACCGGGAGTTTGCAACAATCCCAAATAAGTAATTCCATCCAGGAAACGCAGTCCTCCGGTCGTTTTTTCCGCCAATAGGCGATCGATCGCGTCGGGGTCGGGTCTAGTATCAATGGGTTCAGTCGAACACAGGGCAAATCCCCAAGCAACAGAATAGGTGGGAACCGCAGAACAGTAGGATGCGACGTGGGGAAACACCGTCCTCAGCGTCTTAACCAAACGCGCGTGGAGTTTCAATTCTGCGGGAGACGTGGGCCCCGCCTGAACCACTAAATAGCCTCCCGGCGCGAGAATTGATTGAATTTGTTGAAAATACTCCTGAGTAAACAACTGAAAGGAAGGGCCCTCCTCAATGGGGTCTGAGAGGTCGGAAATGACAATATCCCACTTTTCCTGAGTCGTGTCCAAAACATTGAGCGCATCCCCAATCACCAACTCCACACGAGGATCGTCAAAAGCATTTTGGTGCATCTCTCCTAAATGGGTTTTGCACGCTTGCACCACTTCCCCGTCAATATCCACCATCATCACTCGTTCGATGGTCTTCCAACGCAGAATCTCTCGTAGCGTTGCACCTTCTCCACCTCCGAGGACTAAGGCACTTTTCGGCGCTTGGTGACAAATCAAAGCAGGCTGAACCAAGGGTTCGTGGTACAAAAACTCATCTCCCGTACAAGACTGCCATTTCCCATCAAGAACTAACGCTTTCCCATAGGCACCCGTTTCCACAATATACATCTCTTGGTAGGGGGTTTTTTGGTACGCCAGAATCTTGGTAATGCCGTGTTCGTAAACGTCCCACGGGGTAATGTATTCCTTAATCCACAAATCTGCTTTAACTTCACTTCCAGCCATTAAATTCTCTCCTGTTGCAGAATGATTCCTGAGTCACGCAGACCAGTATCTATCTTAGAGGAGGAGAGAACTTGAAAGCGCGATCGCGCGGTTTTGTGCGTTGAGAGCGACGCGGAGAGGGGGAGACGGGAGGGGGAGAAGCAGGGGTGCAGGGGAA
It encodes:
- a CDS encoding fused MFS/spermidine synthase: MAGSEVKADLWIKEYITPWDVYEHGITKILAYQKTPYQEMYIVETGAYGKALVLDGKWQSCTGDEFLYHEPLVQPALICHQAPKSALVLGGGEGATLREILRWKTIERVMMVDIDGEVVQACKTHLGEMHQNAFDDPRVELVIGDALNVLDTTQEKWDIVISDLSDPIEEGPSFQLFTQEYFQQIQSILAPGGYLVVQAGPTSPAELKLHARLVKTLRTVFPHVASYCSAVPTYSVAWGFALCSTEPIDTRPDPDAIDRLLAEKTTGGLRFLDGITYLGLLQTPGHVRRAIAETSKIYTLKEPPKFFGKGIANA